One Anaerolineae bacterium genomic region harbors:
- a CDS encoding transglycosylase SLT domain-containing protein, translating into MVLPRNHDRYDEHIKRAARTAGIDWLLLKVVVAQESRFDPKAFRKEPGPPGYGSYGLTQILSSTAARDYGIRDPKVLFDVDTNLRIGADYLRRMLVACKGDVKLALASYNCGPGRVRALVNEHGWDYDKVEPHLPLTTQRYVQKVLAYRDAFAKKVGDGHSVAAGGEKAADHARDDGVT; encoded by the coding sequence ATGGTCCTGCCACGCAACCACGACCGATACGACGAGCACATCAAGCGGGCTGCCAGGACTGCCGGCATCGACTGGTTGCTCCTCAAGGTTGTCGTGGCCCAGGAGAGCCGCTTCGATCCGAAGGCCTTCAGGAAGGAGCCCGGGCCGCCTGGCTATGGGAGCTATGGGCTGACGCAGATCTTGAGCTCAACGGCTGCAAGAGATTACGGCATCCGCGATCCCAAGGTCTTATTCGACGTGGACACCAACCTCAGGATAGGCGCCGACTACCTGCGGCGGATGCTGGTGGCGTGCAAGGGCGACGTGAAGCTCGCCCTGGCGAGCTACAACTGCGGTCCAGGTAGGGTCAGAGCCCTGGTGAACGAGCACGGGTGGGACTACGACAAGGTGGAGCCGCACCTGCCACTGACGACACAGCGCTACGTCCAGAAGGTACTGGCTTACCGGGACGCTTTCGCGAAGAAAGTGGGTGACGGCCACTCCGTGGCCGCTGGAGGTGAGAAGGCTGCAGATCACGCCAGAGATGACGGCGTTACTTGA
- a CDS encoding MarR family transcriptional regulator: protein MAWVLQDASAEEVRQRKESRELLEALRKHGPMWPRDLASLLGLRQDAVRQRLHRLAERGLVRQLDNGKYVVAGPDPDGSDTGRGPHGDLKKCHACHGVTSVTMVMFVTEVTPHRSWALRSPAQHRHRPRRMGFPGVTA from the coding sequence ATGGCCTGGGTCCTACAGGATGCGAGCGCGGAGGAGGTACGGCAGCGGAAGGAGAGCCGCGAGCTGCTGGAGGCTCTGCGCAAGCACGGGCCGATGTGGCCGCGGGACCTGGCGTCCCTCCTTGGCCTGCGGCAGGATGCGGTGCGCCAGCGCCTGCACCGCCTAGCCGAGCGTGGGTTGGTGCGACAGCTCGACAACGGGAAGTACGTGGTGGCCGGGCCCGACCCCGATGGGTCGGACACCGGCCGTGGACCGCATGGCGATCTGAAAAAGTGTCACGCCTGTCACGGTGTCACATCCGTCACGATGGTCATGTTTGTCACGGAGGTCACTCCTCACCGCTCGTGGGCACTGCGTTCGCCGGCGCAGCACAGGCACAGGCCGCGTCGGATGGGCTTTCCGGGCGTGACGGCATGA